A section of the Chryseobacterium scophthalmum genome encodes:
- a CDS encoding glycoside hydrolase family 3 C-terminal domain-containing protein, translating to MLKKTVLLSLFTLISASAMAQNNTTPVYLDESKPVEQRIQDALSRMTLEEKIAMLHAQSKFSSPGVPRLGIPEFWTTDGPHGVRPEVMWDEWDQAGWTNDSIIAYPALTALSATWNKKMSWNYGKALGEEARYRKKDILLGPGVNIYRTPLNGRNFEYMGEDPYLTSKMVVPYIQGVQSNGVATSVKHFALNNQEMFRHTSNVIVDDRTLYEIYLPPFKAAVTEGDSWTIMGAYDMYKNQYASQNQYLLNDILKGEWKYKGVVVSDWGAVNNTEQAIHNGLDVEFGSWTNGLSAGTRNAYDNYYLAKPYLDLIKSGKVGTTELDDKVTRLLRLAYKTTMNTKKPFGNIASEEHKAVAKEIGEEGIVLLKNQNNVLPIDINKAKKIAVIGENAIKVMTVGGGSSSLKVKYETLPLDGIKAKFGKNSDVQYARGYVGDIGGEYNGVKSGQDLKDTRSPEELLKEAVELAKKSDYVIFVGGLNKADFQDSEGNDRKSYGLPYNQDNVISALAKANKNFTVVLITGNAVAMPWIKDVPSVVQGWYLGSEAGNSIASILAGDANPSGKLPFTFPVKLEDNSAHTMGEYPGNKEELAAGKGKDQKNPINITYNEGIFVGYRWHDTKKIKPLFSFGHGLSYTTFEFGKAKADKTSMNQDDKITFTVTVKNTGKKAGAEVAQLYITDVKSSVERPAKELKGFEKVFLNPGEQKEVTFTIDKTALSYFDAQKHDWVAEPGDFEAQIGNSSDAIKTKVKFTLK from the coding sequence ATGTTGAAGAAAACTGTACTTCTAAGTTTGTTTACGTTAATATCTGCCTCTGCAATGGCTCAAAACAATACGACTCCTGTTTATTTAGACGAATCTAAACCTGTTGAACAGCGAATTCAGGACGCACTTTCCAGAATGACTCTGGAAGAAAAAATAGCAATGCTTCACGCACAATCAAAATTCAGTTCTCCCGGCGTTCCAAGATTGGGAATTCCTGAATTTTGGACAACCGACGGTCCACACGGAGTTCGCCCCGAAGTAATGTGGGACGAATGGGATCAGGCTGGATGGACGAATGACTCCATTATCGCCTACCCTGCTTTAACCGCTTTATCAGCAACATGGAACAAGAAAATGTCTTGGAACTATGGTAAAGCATTGGGCGAAGAAGCAAGATACAGAAAAAAAGACATTCTTTTAGGACCTGGAGTAAATATTTACAGAACTCCTTTAAACGGAAGAAACTTCGAATACATGGGTGAAGATCCGTATCTGACTTCTAAGATGGTCGTTCCTTATATTCAGGGAGTACAATCTAACGGAGTGGCAACTTCTGTAAAACATTTCGCATTAAACAATCAGGAAATGTTCCGTCATACAAGCAACGTTATTGTTGATGACAGAACTTTGTATGAAATTTACCTTCCGCCTTTCAAAGCAGCAGTAACTGAAGGAGATTCCTGGACGATCATGGGCGCTTACGATATGTACAAAAATCAGTATGCAAGCCAAAACCAATATCTTTTAAATGATATTCTTAAAGGAGAATGGAAATATAAAGGGGTTGTGGTTTCAGATTGGGGTGCAGTAAATAATACCGAACAAGCCATTCATAACGGTTTGGATGTAGAATTCGGAAGCTGGACCAACGGTCTTTCTGCAGGAACAAGAAATGCATACGACAACTATTATTTAGCAAAACCATATTTAGACCTTATTAAATCAGGAAAAGTAGGAACTACAGAACTTGACGATAAAGTGACAAGACTTTTACGTTTAGCTTATAAAACTACGATGAACACCAAAAAACCTTTTGGAAACATTGCTTCTGAAGAGCATAAAGCGGTAGCAAAAGAAATCGGTGAAGAAGGAATTGTATTGTTGAAAAACCAAAATAACGTACTTCCAATCGACATCAATAAGGCAAAGAAAATTGCGGTAATTGGTGAGAATGCGATCAAAGTAATGACAGTTGGTGGAGGTTCTTCTTCATTAAAAGTAAAATATGAAACCCTACCTTTAGACGGAATTAAAGCTAAGTTTGGTAAAAATTCAGATGTACAATATGCAAGAGGTTATGTAGGAGATATCGGTGGAGAATACAACGGTGTAAAATCTGGTCAGGATTTGAAAGATACACGTTCTCCGGAAGAATTATTGAAAGAAGCTGTTGAATTGGCAAAAAAATCTGATTACGTAATTTTCGTAGGTGGATTAAACAAAGCCGACTTTCAGGATAGCGAAGGAAACGACAGAAAAAGTTACGGACTTCCTTACAATCAGGATAATGTGATCTCGGCTTTAGCAAAAGCTAACAAAAATTTCACCGTTGTTTTGATCACAGGAAATGCAGTAGCAATGCCTTGGATTAAAGACGTGCCTTCTGTAGTTCAAGGTTGGTATTTAGGTTCTGAAGCAGGAAATTCTATCGCTTCTATTTTGGCAGGTGATGCCAATCCTTCAGGAAAATTACCGTTTACATTCCCTGTGAAACTGGAAGACAATTCAGCTCACACAATGGGTGAATATCCTGGAAACAAAGAAGAATTGGCTGCCGGAAAAGGTAAAGATCAGAAGAACCCGATCAACATTACTTACAACGAAGGAATATTTGTTGGTTATCGTTGGCATGACACCAAAAAAATCAAGCCTTTGTTCAGCTTTGGTCATGGTTTAAGTTATACTACTTTCGAGTTTGGAAAAGCAAAAGCCGACAAAACAAGCATGAATCAGGATGATAAAATTACCTTTACGGTAACTGTAAAAAATACAGGTAAAAAAGCTGGTGCAGAAGTCGCTCAGTTATACATTACCGACGTAAAATCATCTGTTGAGCGTCCTGCAAAAGAGTTGAAAGGTTTTGAAAAAGTATTTTTAAATCCTGGTGAACAGAAAGAAGTAACCTTTACAATTGATAAAACTGCTTTAAGTTATTTTGACGCTCAGAAACACGACTGGGTTGCAGAACCTGGAGATTTTGAAGCGCAAATCGGAAATTCTTCTGATGCAATTAAAACTAAGGTGAAGTTTACTTTGAAGTAA
- a CDS encoding type 1 glutamine amidotransferase domain-containing protein has protein sequence MSKKIAILATHGFEESELKSPKEHLEQQGWTAHIVSPKSGTIKAWAEKDWGKEYNVDKTLDEVSASEYDALVLPGGVINPDQLRTNEKALSFVQDFFKQHKPVAAICHGPQILINAGAVEGRNLTSVNSISIDLKNAGAVWEDSEVVVDNGLVTSRTPEDLPAFNAKMVEEINEGKHEDQDL, from the coding sequence ATGTCAAAGAAAATTGCAATCTTAGCAACCCACGGATTTGAAGAAAGCGAATTAAAATCTCCAAAAGAACATTTAGAACAACAGGGTTGGACGGCTCATATCGTCAGTCCAAAATCTGGAACTATCAAAGCTTGGGCAGAAAAAGACTGGGGAAAGGAATATAATGTTGATAAGACTTTAGATGAAGTTTCCGCCTCAGAATATGATGCATTGGTACTTCCGGGCGGAGTTATTAATCCGGATCAATTAAGAACAAACGAAAAAGCTTTGTCTTTCGTTCAGGATTTTTTCAAACAACATAAACCAGTTGCTGCAATTTGTCACGGGCCACAAATTCTGATCAATGCAGGTGCTGTTGAAGGGAGAAATTTAACGTCTGTCAATTCCATCAGCATCGACCTGAAAAATGCAGGAGCAGTTTGGGAAGACAGTGAAGTTGTTGTAGACAATGGTCTGGTTACAAGCCGTACTCCAGAAGATCTTCCGGCTTTTAATGCTAAAATGGTTGAGGAGATCAATGAAGGGAAGCACGAAGATCAGGATCTTTAA